The DNA segment CGGTGCTGCGCTTCGGGAGAGGACAGGGAAAGCCGGCACGTGCTCCGCAGCCccttgctgcctgctcctgcctggttTGGCAGGTAGGAGCGggtctgcctgcctgctctgaAATCAGGCCCTACAAAGCGCCGTAAGGTGCCCCCGGAACCGCTCTAACACGAGGAGGACCTGAACCTGAAATAAACCCAGGTCAGCGGGGACAGCAGCAACTCGTGCCGGTGCCACGGGAAGAACTCGTGGATGGAGAAGCCTCCCACAGGTAGCGTTCTCTGCAGCCAGTGGATGATGccagaaagaacagagaaatcCCTTATGGAACATCACAGGCAGGCACAGCCTCAAGGGATTAGTCCTAAACCACCTCTCCCTGCGTGTAAGATGGCACACGGTTACGGTTAAAAGGCTCTTCCTTCACCACAAGACTGTACTGAACTGCACAGCTGGGCTGGCACCGGCAAATCACCGGTTCaaacccagggggaaaaaaagaaaaagaaaaaaaaaaagggggggggtatTTTATACTCTGGGAGACAACCCAAATTCCTGACGCTCCTGAGACTGCCTCCAGTGTCGATTCCTATAAGCAGCTGCTTAAGCAAAGACGAGGAGCACGCAGCGTGCCCAGGCTGCTTCCCTCCGCAAAGCCGGCAGCCACCGCCGCCTTCCAATGCGATGCCGTTCATTAGCTGTTAGAGTCACCGGTGTCGTCCACGCACCTCACCTAGTCCaagtctcactttttttttttcttctgcaaaatgctaaatgaagatttttttttttacattttatagtacataaaaacttcaaaaatacaTGAGCTTGATAAAATATACATGCTTAGTCATTTTGCATCTAGCTGAAACTATAAAGTTGAACCTTTACAAGTGTCTTATTTCACCTACAGCAAACATATTTACACAAAAGCCACCAGAACAAGTACCACTAAAAGAACTGGCTgtaaaaaatattattgcagtATACTACAAATGTAACCTTTTTATATGAGCTACAAAAAGCAGCATCTTTGTTTACAGAGTTCAGTGCAattctttacattaaaaaaaaaaatcctataaattAATAAGGAAACCATCAGTATTACAGAGGAAAGAATACACTTTACATACCCCGGCCACTCTCCCCAGTCCTCTGTATTGCTTCAATTCCTAAAGggattttccttctctctctcatccGAGTGCCTCTTTCCCAACACCGCAAAAGACGGAAGTCAGAGTGatattcccccccaccccaggagaAGAGTGGTCAAAGCCCAGATTGAAATCACCGACCAAACCGAGAACCTCTCTCCAGTCCAGGATATCCAGAAGGCGTCAAGGTGCAGTCCTCGCCCAGGAGAATGCTAATGCAGGATGGAGAAGGGTCGGAGCTCTGAGCAGACGCGCAGCTCCTCTCTTGGGCTTTAAAATAAGATCTTACTTCCACCTTTGCTGCTCACACCGAGAAAAGAAACCCCAAGTGTGCAGCAATAGGGTGCCAAGAAATCTCCTGTAATGCCTGAAAACTGGTACTGGCCCAGCCAAAACAAGAGTGGCACTGCCCTTCCATCAGTCTCCTCGCCAGGATCCACAGCTGTCAGTTACTGAATGTTTTGTCACTGATTACAAGCTGGATTCAATCATGCTGACTATTTTAATTAGATGACCTCATTAAAAGGATTTTTAGAGACCTATTAGTGTGTATGAAATCTCATTTATCATATACAAGGTGGCAGAAGGAAGATGACCAAGTGTAAGaatccagggggaaaaaagcctaagTGTCTCGCTGGTCTACACGTGAAATGATTCTTCTAGGATACAGTGCTGCTACGTGCACGGAGGTGTCGGGGACGTGAGACAGTCCCTGGTAGCGGATATACACAACGCTTACGAACTGACCCGCCGCCTGCTGCTACCCAGCCCTCGAGCCTTTGGCTTCTTTGGCTGCTAAAGAGTGAAAGGAAATTCTCAGGCCTCACCTGCCAGCTGGATCAACTTCAACCCCTtcccaaaatgcaaaatattctctTTCCTCCAAGGTTACTTCattttgtccttcatgtgccgTGACTGGGTGGATGCTGCAAGTCCTGTCCTGAGAAAATGGGGTGCAGCAAAGGGTGAAGATGTAATGCTGTAGCGGCCGCAGCGGCAGCGGGTCTCGGGGCAAGAAGGGTTGGATAAAGAGCGTGAGGAACCGGATGAAAAGTAAAGGGGCCCGGGTGGATAGCTGACGCCGGAATGATGTGGATGGGGTGGCTGGCTAGAAACGTAGCAGGGTGCCCTGGAATAATCGAGTGGGTCAAGTGGGATAATGAAATAGGTGTCAAGTGGGGCTGGGGTATATGATGAACCTGAGCgagaggctgaggatgggggTGAGGGTGAATCCCGATGGCGGCGGCAGCCGCGGCGGCGTGGTGCTGCAGGATGGCATGCTGCACGGTGGTGATGGAGGTTGCGGATGCCGCCGCCGGCTGCTGAATGTggatgggctgcagggcaggcgCTGCCGGCGCCAGGGCCGCCGaggcaggaaaggccttgacctGCTTTGCCAGAAGTTGCTGCTGAATGTGCTGCTGAGCAGCTTGCTGCAGCTTActgtatttctccatttcttcGGGTGTAAAAGTGATCGGTTGGCTCTCGAGTGGTGCTAGAGAGgaatcttctcctccttcccgATCCCCTTCGATGCTCGGCTCCCCGCTCTGAGGCACGTAGCCAGGAAAGTGCTCGACATCTGGAACTAAGGGCATCATACTGGTTTCCACTGGGACCGGCTGGTTGCCCCCGTCCATAGGTTCTAGCCCATCGCCATCGCTCGGATCTGAGAGGAAGTTGTGCGGCATGACCAGATCTCCAGAACCAAAGCACTCGGGGAGTGCCGGTGCTTCCAGGGGAATGGACGGCATTTCCACGGCAGGTTCATCACGTTTCTGCTCATCCAGAGGTTTGTCCTGAATTACCATCACCACTTCTTCCAGGAGAGACTGGCCGGCCAACTGAGCCTCCTCGATGCCTTGGGAAACATCCTCAGAATCCGACAGCTCTTGCTCCTCGCCCCTCTCCAAGCCAGACTCTTCGTATCTTTTGGCGTTTGGTTTTCGAACGGTTGGCAGTTTCCCAATTAAGGGGAGAACGGGTTTGTTGCCTAAGGAAGGAGGAAGTTTCGGGCCAAAGTAGCCCTGGGGAGGATCTTTGAGCTTTATGCCCACTTTGCTTGCCCCTGCCAGCATCTCGTCAGTGACGCAGGGCTTCTTCTCGACCTTCCTGGATTGAACCTTTTCCAGGAGAAGTTTTGCAGTGACGGAGTTTCTCTCCTCTGGACTGCAGTCACCTTCTGAGGCCCTCCCCgtgccagagctgctgctgttttgggagaGTGAGCCAGATCCTTTCAGATCCTCTCCTTTGCAGTCCTCTTTCTTCAGCGACGATCCTTCACTTCGGCCTGTCCGGAAATAGTGAGGAGACTGCGAGCGATAGATTTTGGACCTGATGAAGTCTCTTCTCCCGGACCTCCTCTCTTCGGGGCTCTCGTGGCCTCGAGAGCCCTTTCGCGAGAGAGACCTCTGCGAGTGGCTTCTCGTACTGCGGCTGCGATCCCTACTATAGCTGCGGCTCCGTTTCCAGCTGCGACCTGTTACGCTTCGGCTTCTCCTCTTGCTTCGACTGCGGCTGCAGCTGCTACTGCGTGTTCTGCCCCGGCTCCTTGTTCTTGACCTACCTCGAGGGTGGGTTCGGCTCCTGCTTCGACTCCTCGACCTGCTCCTACTCGAGCTGTAGTCATCTTCAGAAGAGGAGTACTTGCGCCGCTTTGATCTGTGATTCGAGCTGTTGTAGTCAGAGTCATCCTCCGAGTCGTGGGACTGCTTTGAATGGCACCTTGACCGGTCGCTGTAATCGCTGTAGCTATCATCCGAGTAACTTCTCCGATGGCTGTACCGGCTGTGGTCCGAGGAGGCGTCAGAGCTGGTCGAATAGGACCTGTGAGAGGAGTGCCTCCGCCCCGACCGGGAGCGGCTCCTGGAGTGGTCGCTGCCGGAGTCATAGTCATCGCTGTACTGCGACGGGGATTTCTGCTGGCAGTGCTTCCTGTGAGAGCCCTCGTCACTGTCATAGTCCCCGCTGCTCTGCCGGCTCCTGCGGCTGGTcctgcccagggaaggagccAAACACCGTCTCCTCAAAGCAGATAACTGCTGCAGGTCAGCCTTGTGTTTTTTGCTGCCGTGCTCTTGGCAGGAGTTACCACCATCCTCTTTTTTGCCGCTGCTTCCCTCTTCAGCAGACAGAGACTTCCTCTGGGACTCCAGAGAGAACcgctttttcttctggaaatggcTACAATCTTCAGACAGTTCAGTTTTCAGCACTCGTTCCGACTGAGTAGAAAGAGAGGATTTGCcttttctgtgtctgtgtcttTTCCGTTTCTTGGGTTTCTCTTCCCCCGGGTCAGTTTTTCGGCCCTTCTCATCAGCTTCCTCCTTGTGTTTACGTTTGTGTTTGCTGGACTTtttgtgcttctttttctttttgtgtttatgGGATCTCCCAGATTTACTCTTACTGGTTATGCTTTTACTActgtcctctccctctcccttacTAATGCTTGTCAAACTGGACTCCTGCTTGTTCTGGGAGCCACAGGTGGACAgagatttgttttccatttttagagCAGAACTGTTAGCTACGCTTTCTGCCTCCTTGGGTTCGCTTAGCTCACCGGATTCTGTGCTCGGAACGTTTTCTTTACAAAGACCCCCTGGATCCTTAGATTTCTCTGCCCCTTTACCTTTAGCATCTTTGTTGCGAGAGAGCTTGAAATCAAAATACAGGGGGTTACAACTGTATGAAACAGATGGTTCTGCTCTGGTAAATATGAGAAGCTCTGAAGGCCACTGGAGAGTCGTGCTCTCATCTTTACTCAGAACGGGAAAAAAGGGTCCTGTTGGATGCTTTGGTCCTTCAGTGACATCTTTACAGCCTGGGACAGGCTGAGCGACTTCTTTAGTAGTGTCTGGCTCGGGGAGATTGCTCTCTGTAAAATGCTTGCTCTCCTGAATACTCGCATTTTCTGAGACTTCTTTTAGTTCTGTTTTGCTCTGCTGAGCTACAGTTTCAGTAGTGCTCTGCTCCTTCTGCTGCCCCGTGCTCTCAGCAGCCTTCTCTGTGTGCTTGCCGGGTTTGGGTTTTGGAGAACTACCCTTTTTAACTTCATGCGTGGtttttttgttcacattttcagCTTCCATTTGTTCAGTAGACTTCATGAAAAGCAGGAATTGAAAATTAGGCTTTACTTTACAATGGGCTGGGGGAATATAGTGGTAGTATTCTGGTTCAACGGCCATTGGTCCATCTTCTCGTCTCATCTTTTTTAGTTTAGATAATGTAGTGGCTAGAGACCCATTATCTTTGTCATGTTGGTCATCTTCCTCCGCCTTGCCATCAGAATTATTTGTGCTTTCGCCCTCGCCAGATTTCTGCAGGCTCCCTGCATCTGAGGATCCTCTCTCATCACCTTTTGCTCCATCTGCAGAACTCGATTCTTCCACATGGTCCTTGAAAACAGAAGCTATGGTCTCAAGCTTTACCGGAGTCTTCTTGGCAAATGAAAACGACACACCTATCTTCTGCAGTGGAGTTCCCAAAGTACTTTTAATGCCAAAGCTGATTGCTTGCGCTGTCTGGATGGGCATTTGGCTTGGCGCAACAGTGCCACCGACTTGTCCAGTGTTTAGGAAACCTCTGTCCATAGTCATCTCTGTAGCTTGGCCAGAAGTTGTCTGGATGAAAGAACTGCTGTTGGCTGCAGAATCATCATCATCTCCAGCTTCCTCATCCACAGCCACCGTGGTGGTTCTGAACATGGGTCCGCTTCCAGGAGCGCTGTATAAACAAgttaaaatagagaaaacagctgactgccATTTGTATACCTCTGCAGTTGGTTTCATGCCTGATCTAAAACATCTTTTACACATTTCAAGTACTCTTGTATCCAGAAATATGCAGTAAAATAGCATTATACAGCCATTTGAATTTTTTAGTAGtataaaataatggaagaaaaccTATTGCTGGATAAAGCAATTTGGGGATGCTCTGGACTACCATTTTAGTGAATTCACTCCTACCAAAACCACAGCATGAGGCCAAACTCAAGCATGAAGCTTTGCCCTCAAAACTTGCACAGAATTACAGGAGGAAGAATGCCAGTGCAGCAGAGGGCCGCAGTCCCACAGAAGACTCCCACACACAAGCTCCAAGGGTGCTCAAGGATCACCCGTACTCACCATTCAGGCTGTCTCCTCTGTTCAGCCAGTTCATGTAGACGCCGGAGGGCTTTCTCCTGCTTCCTTTCATCCTTACGTGATCTTGAAGAGACATTGCGAGCAAATTCCCTTTGCTTGAGATCTTTCAACCTCTGaggcaaaagaaagcaggaaCAGATTAGATAAAATCGGTTTGTGGTTAAGTGTCCAAAAGCGTCTCTTTGCTGTAGCACTGGAAAGTACGCTGTAAAGCCCCTCCCCGGTAACATTTATTGAGCTAGGATGGAGCAACAGCATCTTAGCTCAACAAACCAAATGGAGCACATTGCCATCCTCCCAGTAGCTAAATGAAAAGACAACTGTTGATCACTTTTGGCTATGACTTCAAGTCTGTGTATATGCATTTCCAATCAACATTACTGGTTTTCTTTAGCATGTACAATAAAGCTGATTTCAAAGCAACAAGCAAattctggaagggaaaaaaaaaagactgtttacTTTGCTGCTCTTGCAAGGTGCAAATGTACTTGACAAACAGTGCATGACAGAAGTCTTAACAGCATGGGCCAACGAACAGAAAGGGATTAGCTGGTGCAAGAGAGTTACCCAGGAATTGTATCTTACAAAAGCAATGTACAAATTACATTGGAGAAGGTGCCAAAAATCCCATGCAGATGATTCCggtaagcaaataaataatacaacATACACCACAAACAGTTACTTGCTTTCCTGACAGTAGTTCTGAGACGGTCTCTCAAAAAACAAAATGCTCTAAAATACAGTAGGGGTTTTGGGGGTTTAACATTTTAGAGGGCAGAAACACTAAGTTCCCCAGAAATCTTACCATGTGAGGaagcaaacccaaacccaaggAATTTCAAACATCATAACGTCACTGAGGAAATCTAGATATCCAATTCTAATAGAAATCAAGCATCTGAGACTTCAGAAAATTTTTGCAAGTCCTTGTCTCAAAGCACTAGGAAAAGAggttgctgtttttcctttgaataCATGTGAAAATTCACAAGGCATTTTTTTTAGAGTGCTATGCAGAATTTTAAGtaacagaaagcagcaaagacCTCTACCATCCTAAGggattcattcttctttttttggtgcACAATTTGAAACCCTTTCAAAAGGCCCAATTCCAGAAAGCATCATGTACCCAAGCTTTTTCAAAAGTTTCATGTTTTCAGGCATTTCAGGAAGGGCCTGAAAGACTAACGGTACTCAACGCAGTAGTCACATTAGAAAAATCCTCGTACAAGAGGTACAAACCATTGGTGAATTCTAAATATACCTTCTGGCTGGCTGACTCTGCCTCTTTAATGGAGCAGCGTCAGACTGGTACTCACAGAAACAGTGAATCTGAAAACTAACCCGAAGTTCAAATTAGAGGAATTAAGTTGGTCCAATGTAAAGAGAACATTGCTTTGTGAAAAAGGGGAAGATTTGACAAGACAGAGGATTCTCGTACCTAATCGTATTTACTAAATGTGGTTGAGCGTTACCAAGATCAGAGGGAAGGACacacgaaaaaaaaaaagtacagctaTAGACACTAGTAGAAAGAAACTCACTCTTGTGATCTGGACTCCAAAATTAGAAGGGTTTGCTTTCAAAACATCAGCTGAAAACGTCacatcacaaagaaaaaaagaaagtaaaaatataacaAGAGTggaagagagggggggaaaaaaaaaaaaggcaagcattACTACACAGGCTCTCGGTGTGTCTGCGAGCTATTCTacggagaaggagctgagccagcGAAGCTACGGGACCGAGCTTAGGGAGTCTGGAGCAAAAGGGGGGAACGCACATACACATACACGCACAGACACAGCAATGATCCCACCTGGAATAACAGAGCTACTTTCACCAGGACAAGTAAAGGGCTCAAGGGTTTTGTGGTGTATGTTAAATGTTGAATagtaaatttttttccaagagggagggaaaaaaatggactAAGCAATGTTATCAGCTTTTTCATGCTGATTTAAAAAGCGTATCTAAAATGCTCCAGGAAGTTAAAGTCACCAACAGCTGACAAAACTATTTAACTGGGGTGTGATGCCAAGTCTCTAGATCACTcatccatttggaaaaaaatatgactCAGCTATTTACAACAGAAATGAACTGTGACCTTTTACTTTCAAGAGGAAGGTGCAATGGTGCACTCAGACCCACCTCCACCCCCCCAGACATGGCCTTAAACATCTCCCCATGAAATAAAACGGGCTCAAGTCAGTGGATAACGATGCAGCTGCCCACAATGCAATCCCGCCTTCGTTACAACAGACAGTttcaatgaaaacagaattaaatgcCCATTTCCTTAAATGCTGATCTTTGCATGTCTCTGCTCCCCCAAACCTCCCGCTCTCAACACTGATAAATTACAAGTGATGAAGCAAATGAACTACCCCGATGCACTGCAACTCCAGAATATGCAATACATGGCAACACCTAGCTACACTGATATCTGTGCCTTTTAAGATGATAACTCACTAACCATGGTTTCAAGACTGCTGAGAATTTATTACTCCCCAAATTGGGGAAAAGTTGGTCTGATTTTACAGAGCTGACTTTACAAAGGACTAAAAGATCTCAAGGCTGAGTTTCTTTTTGTCCCGCAGGGGCCAGAAGGAAAAAGGGTCTTGCTGGGTAAGTATAGGATAGAAAAGCTCCACAACTGCACCACGCCATCTCCTTGGGAATGTAAAATACGGAAGATAACGTAGCTCAGCATCTTTTGACTGACCTGAAATGATGCACCTACCATCAGCAATTTCTCAAGTTTGCAAGGAGCCAGGTTCCAAGAAACCTGGCTGGACTGCATTATCTTACATAAATGGAacctggggcaggggaaggaccaGAAGACCAGACTGCCCATCTGTAAAAACAAATCACTACAGGAATAGACACAGAAGGCTACGTTCGCAGGCAGCTGATTAGCACTGAACTTTTAAAATAGCCAGAACTTCAAAATATCCTGTACAAGTAACTGTTACCTCGCTCGTTGTTTCAAGGGCATAATTGAATCCAGTCATTTACCCACGCAAAGAACAGTGGATAACCAGTTAACTACAGCTATGCCTACCCTCCTCCCCCAAACCTAACTGGGGTGAAGCAAATAAAAGCCTGAAGTACAATTTCACAGTAGTAAAAGGAGTATATCGAAGCAGTGAAATGCTTTTCAGCATACTCCAGGTCTCAGCCTTCCCAGAAAGCTATTTGAACTAAATTGATATTTAAGCTAGGCTTACACTAAAGAAATTTCCATCTAATCCTTAGCCAAGCGTTCATTATTCTAATCCCCCAAAATCTCTAAATTACTTTTTGGACCGCACCATATGTGTGGGTGTTCACAGAGGCTGGACAGCCACGGGAGGTGAGTCGCACAGCTGCCCCTTCCCCCCAACACagcaaagaaatttaaacaagaaTTTAACATAGCCACTCAATCATCCGCAGGGAGCTTCTCCCCACCAACTAAGGAAAAGGAGCCCTGGGAACCCATCTTCTTGGGGTGAAACCAGCCTTTTTAAGTCTTCCCACGGTGCTCAGCAAGACTATAATTTCTTCAACAGGATCAGAGCCACCAACCCGTATTAAATCAAACATATAGCTTCATGCTACTATAGGATTTAAAAATTAGGAAGCAATTTTTCTTCATAGGCAGTGTGTTTTCTGAGGAAGCAGGAGGTTTATCTAGAGCAGCAACGTATTTACAAACTATAGGATGATAGTGACCGTGAAGCCAAGAAATACTATTCTGCTGGTTTATTACTTCAGCTGTAAGAAGGGCCACATCAGTAAGCCCAGTGACCAGCAAATAAGGACATAAATCACTAgcatttaaataaagtttatctGAATTTCTGCAGGCTAGAAGCAGTACTTCACTACCTCAAGCCTTCCTTCAGCTTGGTATTGTCTTTTATTAATAGCTGTCACCCACCTCAGCTTTGAAACaaagaacagtattttaagttttcagctttgtttctaACAAAATTACTAAGAAGTCTCTAAATTTCAATGGGAGAGCAAATCGAGCTCTTAAAGAACAGGTTTGCTATAAAATCTGCAGCTACCTCAGTACTCCAGCACAAAGAGGCTACAGTAATGGATTATCTCCCGATCACTGCATAGCTCAGGAGGGGCCAAACTGGCATACAACGCCATTACCTTACAGTTCTCTTCCAATCAGCTTAAATAAGCTGCACTCCAGCATCATTTAAAAGCTCTAGAGATAGCCCATCACAGACACGTGAAGGTGGTTAAATAAAAGAGGGACGATCAGGATTCAGAAACTGTCTTAACAGGAAAAAACTCAGCACACGCTGTGGCAATTGTGCATGAGATTTTGCTGGTGAGATAGTATCGAGGCAAGACTTCCTCAGTACCGAACTGGAGTGCATTGCTTTTCAGGTTCAGGACCAGCGGTAAACGGATTTTCTCAATTTAAGTTGACAAAGCCATGCAATTTCGCTGAACTGAGGCCCATTCGAGAGGCATTCTTTGCCTAAAATTGCAGAGCAGAAAGAGATCATGTTACTCTCGGAATAAGAAAAAAGGCACTCTGCTACACTGCTTTACTAGACCTGAAGATCTAAGACTTTCACAACAAACATTCAGGAGAGAGGGAGACTGGATCCACGTACAGTGAGATTCTGCGTTGGCTTGAGACAGGAGGCAGCTCATGTAACAGCACAATCCCATCAGAGCCTACTCCTCCCCTGCTACTGTTCTCAAGTCTCTCTGCCAATCcctattaaataaaataataacgtACTTTTCATTACATGCCAGCAGATTTCTGGCTTTCTGAACTTTTGACATATGCTCGATTCTTTGCCACAAAAGCTTCTGGGAGTGAACTACACCATTAGCTAAATATGAGCTCAAAGGATGGCAACCTTTATAATTTTACATAAGCGAGAACACAAGCCCTGCTTATTTTTGGTAATCAACATTCTTTGCATGCTCGTAAATGAAGTGAAAAGAGCAGAGGGGAAATGGCATGcaactgcagttttatttcatcttaatttctttcctgacaCCTCATTTTCAACTTAGGAAAATATACCACACGTTAATGCAATACAGATAACCCAACAACACAAGTCTGCCTGGCCTTCAGGAGGCTAGCATCGCTTGTAATCACAGTGTCTAGGCCTTGCACGCTGAAGACTTACTTTATTGAACACTATGTATAGGTGCTCGTCTCCAAATGTGTTTGCCATCAGCAAATGAGCAGCTGAACAGCTAAAACTGGGTTAAGAAAAATACCGTGGGTTTTTTGAGGGTATAGCATTTCTAGAGTAGAAAAGCTTCCCATGTAACACCAAGCATCTTGAAGATTCTCTCTTAGTCTTCTACGTTCAAGCTGTGCTTGAAGATACAA comes from the Aptenodytes patagonicus chromosome 20, bAptPat1.pri.cur, whole genome shotgun sequence genome and includes:
- the GPATCH8 gene encoding G patch domain-containing protein 8 isoform X1 — its product is MADRFSRFNEDRDFQGNHFDQYEEGHLEIEQASLDKPIESDNIGHRLLQKHGWKLGQGLGKSLQGRTDPIPIVVKYDVMGMGRMEMELDYAEDATERRRVLEVEKEDTEELRQKYKDYVDKEKAIAKALEDLRANFYCELCDKQYQKHQEFDNHINSYDHAHKQRLKDLKQREFARNVSSRSRKDERKQEKALRRLHELAEQRRQPECAPGSGPMFRTTTVAVDEEAGDDDDSAANSSSFIQTTSGQATEMTMDRGFLNTGQVGGTVAPSQMPIQTAQAISFGIKSTLGTPLQKIGVSFSFAKKTPVKLETIASVFKDHVEESSSADGAKGDERGSSDAGSLQKSGEGESTNNSDGKAEEDDQHDKDNGSLATTLSKLKKMRREDGPMAVEPEYYHYIPPAHCKVKPNFQFLLFMKSTEQMEAENVNKKTTHEVKKGSSPKPKPGKHTEKAAESTGQQKEQSTTETVAQQSKTELKEVSENASIQESKHFTESNLPEPDTTKEVAQPVPGCKDVTEGPKHPTGPFFPVLSKDESTTLQWPSELLIFTRAEPSVSYSCNPLYFDFKLSRNKDAKGKGAEKSKDPGGLCKENVPSTESGELSEPKEAESVANSSALKMENKSLSTCGSQNKQESSLTSISKGEGEDSSKSITSKSKSGRSHKHKKKKKHKKSSKHKRKHKEEADEKGRKTDPGEEKPKKRKRHRHRKGKSSLSTQSERVLKTELSEDCSHFQKKKRFSLESQRKSLSAEEGSSGKKEDGGNSCQEHGSKKHKADLQQLSALRRRCLAPSLGRTSRRSRQSSGDYDSDEGSHRKHCQQKSPSQYSDDYDSGSDHSRSRSRSGRRHSSHRSYSTSSDASSDHSRYSHRRSYSDDSYSDYSDRSRCHSKQSHDSEDDSDYNSSNHRSKRRKYSSSEDDYSSSRSRSRSRSRSRTHPRGRSRTRSRGRTRSSSCSRSRSKRRSRSVTGRSWKRSRSYSRDRSRSTRSHSQRSLSRKGSRGHESPEERRSGRRDFIRSKIYRSQSPHYFRTGRSEGSSLKKEDCKGEDLKGSGSLSQNSSSSGTGRASEGDCSPEERNSVTAKLLLEKVQSRKVEKKPCVTDEMLAGASKVGIKLKDPPQGYFGPKLPPSLGNKPVLPLIGKLPTVRKPNAKRYEESGLERGEEQELSDSEDVSQGIEEAQLAGQSLLEEVVMVIQDKPLDEQKRDEPAVEMPSIPLEAPALPECFGSGDLVMPHNFLSDPSDGDGLEPMDGGNQPVPVETSMMPLVPDVEHFPGYVPQSGEPSIEGDREGGEDSSLAPLESQPITFTPEEMEKYSKLQQAAQQHIQQQLLAKQVKAFPASAALAPAAPALQPIHIQQPAAASATSITTVQHAILQHHAAAAAAAIGIHPHPHPQPLAQVHHIPQPHLTPISLSHLTHSIIPGHPATFLASHPIHIIPASAIHPGPFTFHPVPHALYPTLLAPRPAAAAAATALHLHPLLHPIFSGQDLQHPPSHGT
- the GPATCH8 gene encoding G patch domain-containing protein 8 isoform X2, with protein sequence MGMGRMEMELDYAEDATERRRVLEVEKEDTEELRQKYKDYVDKEKAIAKALEDLRANFYCELCDKQYQKHQEFDNHINSYDHAHKQRLKDLKQREFARNVSSRSRKDERKQEKALRRLHELAEQRRQPECAPGSGPMFRTTTVAVDEEAGDDDDSAANSSSFIQTTSGQATEMTMDRGFLNTGQVGGTVAPSQMPIQTAQAISFGIKSTLGTPLQKIGVSFSFAKKTPVKLETIASVFKDHVEESSSADGAKGDERGSSDAGSLQKSGEGESTNNSDGKAEEDDQHDKDNGSLATTLSKLKKMRREDGPMAVEPEYYHYIPPAHCKVKPNFQFLLFMKSTEQMEAENVNKKTTHEVKKGSSPKPKPGKHTEKAAESTGQQKEQSTTETVAQQSKTELKEVSENASIQESKHFTESNLPEPDTTKEVAQPVPGCKDVTEGPKHPTGPFFPVLSKDESTTLQWPSELLIFTRAEPSVSYSCNPLYFDFKLSRNKDAKGKGAEKSKDPGGLCKENVPSTESGELSEPKEAESVANSSALKMENKSLSTCGSQNKQESSLTSISKGEGEDSSKSITSKSKSGRSHKHKKKKKHKKSSKHKRKHKEEADEKGRKTDPGEEKPKKRKRHRHRKGKSSLSTQSERVLKTELSEDCSHFQKKKRFSLESQRKSLSAEEGSSGKKEDGGNSCQEHGSKKHKADLQQLSALRRRCLAPSLGRTSRRSRQSSGDYDSDEGSHRKHCQQKSPSQYSDDYDSGSDHSRSRSRSGRRHSSHRSYSTSSDASSDHSRYSHRRSYSDDSYSDYSDRSRCHSKQSHDSEDDSDYNSSNHRSKRRKYSSSEDDYSSSRSRSRSRSRSRTHPRGRSRTRSRGRTRSSSCSRSRSKRRSRSVTGRSWKRSRSYSRDRSRSTRSHSQRSLSRKGSRGHESPEERRSGRRDFIRSKIYRSQSPHYFRTGRSEGSSLKKEDCKGEDLKGSGSLSQNSSSSGTGRASEGDCSPEERNSVTAKLLLEKVQSRKVEKKPCVTDEMLAGASKVGIKLKDPPQGYFGPKLPPSLGNKPVLPLIGKLPTVRKPNAKRYEESGLERGEEQELSDSEDVSQGIEEAQLAGQSLLEEVVMVIQDKPLDEQKRDEPAVEMPSIPLEAPALPECFGSGDLVMPHNFLSDPSDGDGLEPMDGGNQPVPVETSMMPLVPDVEHFPGYVPQSGEPSIEGDREGGEDSSLAPLESQPITFTPEEMEKYSKLQQAAQQHIQQQLLAKQVKAFPASAALAPAAPALQPIHIQQPAAASATSITTVQHAILQHHAAAAAAAIGIHPHPHPQPLAQVHHIPQPHLTPISLSHLTHSIIPGHPATFLASHPIHIIPASAIHPGPFTFHPVPHALYPTLLAPRPAAAAAATALHLHPLLHPIFSGQDLQHPPSHGT